In the Pongo abelii isolate AG06213 chromosome 9, NHGRI_mPonAbe1-v2.0_pri, whole genome shotgun sequence genome, agacctcttcaagaactacaaaccactgctcaagaaaataagagaggacacaaataaatgggaaaacattccatgctcatggataggaagaatcaatattgtgaaaatggccatactgcccaaagtaatttatagattcagtgctatccccatcaagttaccattgactttcttcacagaattggaaaaaactcgtttaaatttcacatggaaatttaataagataccatctcacaccagttagaatggtgatcattaaaaagtctggaaacaacagatgcggttgaggatgcagagaaataggaaatgcttttacactgttggtgggactgtaaactagttcaaccattgtggtagacagtgtggcgattcctcaagaatctagaaatagaaataccattcgacccagccatcccattactgggtatacacccaaaggattataaatcattctactataaagacacatgcacacatatgtttattgtggcactatgcacaacagcaaagacttggaaccaacccaaatccccGTCAataatagattggataaagaaaatgtggcacatgtacaccatgaaatactatgcagccataaaaaagaatgagttcatgtcctttgcagggacatggatgaagctggaaaccatcattctccgcaaactatcacaagaacagaaaaccaaacatcacatgttcttactcataagtgggagttgaacaatgagaacccatggacacagggagggggacatcacacagtggggcctgttggggggtggggggctaggggagagacagcattaggataaatacctaatgtagatgaagggttgatgggtgcagcaaaccaccatggcatgtgtatacctatgtaacaaaactgaacgttctgcacatgtaccccagaatttgaattaaaaaaaaagaaagaaaaaaatactgccaGAGAAAACaaccataaattattttattttcaatctaaaaagataaataaataaataaataataaagaaaaaaataaataaaactgctacAGTTAAGTTACTTTAGAAGGGATTCCGTTACCTGCACTTAAATGCAACCCCTACTTGAAACTAGGATTCGAGGCTCTTCACAGCCTGCGCTCAACCACTCCTTTTATCTTATCTCCCACTATTCCCTACACTTTCAGGCATCTGTACTTATTTACATCATTTTGCACTGAATTCACTGTTTACCAAACACACAATGCTCTTCCATACCTCTGTGTTTGCATATATGCTCTGCGTTTTTATGTTTTCACAGAAATGACATTCCCACACTTGGGTAAACTCTTACTTATTGCGTAAGACCCACTCAAATATACAGTGTAACTTGTTCTTTCCTTTGTTGCAACCATACTACTTTGTTCACACCTCCAGATGACAGCACTTTTAATAGTTCACTGTAATCATTTACTTACATATCTGCTTCCCCAATTAGATGATTAACCTCTTCATTGCAGGGactatgtgtttttctttatgtAACATCAATATttgcttggcacatggtaagttttcaatacatattttaatgaaGAATAAAACACAAACTGGATTTAActgttttttgtgtatgtgtatctgcCTTTGTCCCACCAgatattattcaattatttttatcttccccAATGTGCaacttgtaaaaaataaatgatagtgCTAATAGCATCTCAAGCAAATCCAGTTATCATGTTTTACTCTTCTTTATATTTCCTATATGACTGAGCACAAAACTTTTTATCTAACAGGAACTTAAAAATGTTTGAATTGACTTTATAGCaccaagaaaaacacaaaaggcaTTATACCTATAGAGGAAGACTGTGGACTAATCAGAAGGTCTTCTTGGACTTGTTCACTTCCTGGAACTGTCTGCTGATCACTCAGCGAACTCTGAGATGCACTGACAGGCTGGGACACTTCCTCATGGACCTCCTCATCACTTAATCTTTCTACTTTGACCCGGACATCTTCTTCGGTACCTAAAGGCAAGGTAGTTTTTGTGCTCTCACAAGTCACATAATCAGCCATTCTTCTACTGGCCTCAGATGGGCCAGGTAATTCTAAAGTCCGGGTATTTTCTGCTTGCTTAACTTTCTCAGGCTGAATCCTTCGATCAATTCCAAAAGGAAAAGTCCAGGGAAAAGCTAAGGAAGAGTCAACTGGTTGGTTTCTATTTTCTGAATAGGAAGCTGAAGAATTCAATACCTGGGGTGAGCTTGTTTGCGTGCCACACTTTACAGGACTTTCAGGAGACATAACAATGTAGCTTTTGCGCTTTCTCCGGGATTCTCGGCAGACAGGAATCGTTCTTTCTACCACACTGCACTCTGAGGACACGGGAGAAATGCTCCCATCTCGAGAAGTAAAATTGCAGTTAGAATTATTTTCTGGTCCAGCATCTAGACCCTTTTCAGGTTGGCTGTTGGGTGTATTCCATAAAATGCTTGATTTCATGAACTCTGAGCAGGTGCTGGCAACACTGAACATTTGCATATAGCTGGCTGCTGCTAGAACATCAATAATATTTTCTGTGTTAATTGATAGAGTGGCTGTGTAAGCATATTCTAAAAGAGGTATAAAGCCAGTCACTGTAACATGATGCAGATCCAATACATTCTTGTTCTCATCCTCGGCTTGGCCTACAAGTTTGGTGCGAAAGAAATCACTGCAAGCTGCTAGTACCACCTTATGTGCCCGGAAGATTTTGTCCTGGACACGAATAGTGATATCACAAAAATGTCCATCATTTCGCAGCATATTTAGCTTTCCAAGCATTTCCTGGCTGTGGGAAGAGGAGCTATGAGTAAATGTTTTCACACCCATCTTTTACTTCCTCTTCTACAGATGCTCTTCAAGGAtgcaaataaatcagaaatgtcctaaaaaatacataaaataaagcattaaTTGATATTTTAGTGGTTTAAAATGTGATTTAGATCATTTTCATGTGGCCACTGTACTAAATTAAAAAGCTGAAAGATGGTAGTGAGAGAGAAACTTCAACGTAGGGACTGTATAGAAATATATTCTCCTTATCTGCCTTCCAAACTGTCCAATCAGTGAAGTCTGTGAAccaatgttttttttgtttgttttgttttgtttttgagacagagtctcgctttgtcgcccaggctggagtgcagcggggcagtcttggctcactgcaacctctgcctcccaggttcaagcaattctcctgcctcagcctcccgagtagctgggattacaggcacctgccatcatgcctggctaagttttgtatttttgtagagatggggtttcaccatgttggccaggctggtcttgaactcctgacctcaggtgataggcccgcctcggcctcccaaagtgctgggattacaggtgtgagccaccacgcccggcctgtgaACCAGCGTTTTAATGAGCTGCAGGGCTGCAACAGTTTGTAAATAATGACAATTGTAGAGTGTCTTCTATGTGCCAGATAGTATTTGAAATGCTTCACATTTAATAATTAGTTGATTGTCATCATATCTCTGTCAGTAGGCATATTATCATTCCTGTTTCTAAATGTGAGCATGCAGCAGGCAATGCCAGTGTAAACACTGAACAATCCATTACATAATCATCCCTGTTAATGTTTTATGCAGGTAAATGtatagaggaaaagaaagatgggaaaaagaaaaaaaggaagtggaaagaaaaaaaaaaaagatttcaagatgaatttaaaaaggttgccaggtgtggtggctcacacctgtcatcccagcactttgggaggccaaggcaggcggattgcttgagctcaggagtccaagaccagcctggtcaacacggcaaaactctgtctctacaaaaaacacataaaaattagccaggtgtggtggcatgggcctgtagtcccggctattcGGGATGCTgatgtggaaggatcacttgagcctgggaggtggagggtgcagtgagccgagactgcaccactgcactccacccttggtgacagagtaagaccctgtctaaaaaaatataaGTCACAGACTATTCTAACTTGAGAAGACAAAATGATCAATTTGAGACTGTTCCATGTCAGACTTCACAGAAGGATAAGGCATAAATCTCTGTTCCAAAGCAGCCAGGTAAAGCTACTGAAATAATTATCTTGACCATCATTAGTGACAGAAGTTCAAATGTAAACTGAGTGCTCCACATACCCTTCCTGAAGTCAACTGACCACAATGAGACACTAGACAGCCAGGGACTGGTCTACGCAAACCATCATTTAACATATTTGCTGATTTAGGTCTCACAAAAATgagatgaaaggaagaaaatgggaggggtatatataaagcattttgttcatttattgcaTCCCAGGAGAGTAGCTTCTGCTTTCAAAGCATGGCCTTCAAGAGTGCTTACTTTGGGATCATGTGGCTGAGGGAAGAAACATGCTTTCAGAGCAAATGAATTAGTTACAATCCAGGGACCATCTGCATGAACAAAGGTGTGAAGGCAAGAAATTAAACAGCATATTTGGAAGACATGCGCATCAGAGTATTAAAATGAAACCATTTCCATCTTGAATAGGCCCCAAACAACAGATAATGTACTACATTCTCAAGTGAGGCACAAGGGCACCTTATACAAGGGGTAGTGGAAAACTATTTTCAACCTTGAGTTACATCCACCTTCAGTCCTCTTCCGTGTTCAAAGAGTAGATATGAAAAGGATTTTTGCTGAGAGTAATCAGTTTGTTGTGAGTTGCAAACCCCATTCTACTTCCCTGCTTGCTCCCCTGCGGGGAAAGGGGCTTCAAGGCGTGCTGATCCTTTACCTCAAGTCTATGGAAAATATGTTACAACTGAAACAACTCTGAAGGGAAAGGGGCTTCAAGGCGTGCTGATCCTTTACCTCAAGTCTATGGAAAACATGTTACAACTGAAACAACTCTGAAGGGAAAGGGGCTTCAAGGCGTGCTGATCCTTTACCTCAAGTCTATGGAAAATATGTTACAACTGAAACAACTCTGAAGGGAAAGGGGCTTCAAGGCGTGCTGATCCTTTACCTCAAGTCTATGGAAAATATGTTACAACTGAAACAACTCTGAAGGGAAAGGGGCTTCAAGGCGTGCTGATCCTTTACCTCAAGTCTATGGAAAACATGTTACAACTGAAACAACTCTGAAGGGAAAGGGGCTTCAAGGCGTGCTGATCCTTTACCTCAAGTCTATGGAAAACATGTTACAACTGAAACAACTCTGAAGGGAAAGGGGCTTCAAGGCGTGCTGATCCTTTACCTCAAGTCTATGGAAAATATGTTACAACTGAAACAACTCTGAAGGGAAAGGGGCTTCAAGGCGTGCTGATCCTTTACCTCAAGTCTATGGAAAATATGTTACAACTGAAACAACTCTGAAGGGAAAGGGGCTTCAAGGCGTGCTGATCCTTTACCTCAAGTCTATGGAAAATATGTTACAACTGAAACAACTCTGAAGGGAAAGGGGCTTCAAGGCGTGCTGATCCTTTACCTCAAGTCTATGGAAAATATGTTACAACTGAAAAAACTCTGAAGGGCACATAAGTCTGATTTAAACAACAACCAAGGCCAAGAAGTATGCCTACTATCTCCCAACAGTATATAAAGGCAACACAGTGGAGTGGTTGAaagcacagactctggagccagaatgCTCGCTCTGCATGCTGGTTCTGCTATTTTTACCTGTGTCACCTTAGGCAAGTCATTAAACAAACCCTCTGTATCTTACTATATTCAGTGGTATAATAAACGTAACACAACACACCTCATAgagttctgaggattaaatgatctAATACATGTTAAGTGTTTAGAATAGTAACTAGTAACATAATCAATGCTATAGAAACATTAGTTGCTGCTGCTACTAACATTGCTATCAAAGACCTTTTCTTCCTGAAAGGGCCAGAAACCACAGCCAGCAAATGAAgagaagtgaaagaagaaagttggggaagagagaaagaaagaaaaaggaggcaaACCACACCTAACTCTTCAACTGCAGGCCTGTAGTAGGCCTGAGGTGGGAAAGGAGGGAAAGCTTTCACTCTACGTTTATTAGTTCTTGAAAAGATTGCTGGTATTTCCTGAAAGTGATCAGAACCGTTATTAAAACTTACTCTTCAGGAAGCTGGAGAACTCACtccacagaataaataaaatggctcATGAGTACCTCCCGTAAGTCATGCTTGTTCACATATATGGTACGAAGTCTGATATACTTAGAAGTATGGGATGAGAAGAAGGTGATGATGAAGAAATGCATTCTCTACCATATATTTATCACATGCATTTCCCAATATGCCTGCGGAAACGCAGGCCCAAGATATGCTCCATAATACAAACTTATatggagaaatatattttggatacagaGACATACCTCATCTTCTTGCACTTTGCTTTATTAAACTTTGcagatattgtgttttttacaaattggaaatttgtggcaaccctgctgTCAGCAAGTCTACTGGTGCCACTCTCCACCAGCTTGTGCTCACTTCACATTTGTGTcgcattttggtaattcttgcaatatttcaaaatttttcattattattatatctgttatggtgatctgtgatcagtaatctttgatgttactactgtaattgttttggggtaccacaaactgcacccatataagacagtgaacttaatGTTGTGTGTGTTATGATTGATTTACCCACTAGtcattcccccatctctctcctcctcctcaggtCTCCCTATTCCATGAAAAACAAGGACATTGAAATTagaccaattaataaccctacaatggcctctaaatgaccaagtgaaaggaagagctgcacgtttctcactttattttttttatgagacggaattttgctctgtcacccaggctggagtgcagtggcacaatcttggctcactgcaccctccacctcccagattcaagcaattctcctttcagcttccagagtagctggaaatacaggtacgtaccacaaagcccagctaatttttgtatttttagtagagagggggtttcaccatgttggccagcctggtctcgaactcctgacctcaagcgatccacccgcctcatgtttttcactttaaatgaaatgctagaaatgattaagtttactgaggaaggcatgttgagaGGTGAGAGCCTGAAAGCTAGACTTTTTATACCAAACAGCTAGCCAAGCTGTGATAGCAAAGGACATattcttgaaggaaattgaaagtgctactccagtgcaCACACAAATGATGAGAAAGTAAAACACCCTTATTGCTGACATGGAGAAAGTTTGCCTGGTGTGCACAGAAGATGAAACCAACCACAATATTCCTTTAAATCAAAGCCTAATCCAGCGCAAGGCcataactctcttcaattctatgaaggctgagagggatgaggaagctgcagaagaaaagttggaagctagcagaagttGATTCATGAGgttgaaggaaagaagccatctccgtaacataaaagtgcaaggtgaagccgCAAGTGCTGATGTTGAAGCTGcaacaagttatccagaagagctagctaagatcactgacgaaggtggctacactaaacagcaGGTTTTCAATACAGACAACACAGCCTTACACTGGAAAGAGACACGTTtaggactttcacagctagagagaagaagtcaatgcctggcttcaaaacttcaaaggaagGGATGCCTCTCTTGTAAgcggctaatgcagctggtgacttaaCTGGAAGCCAAtattcatttaccattctgaaaatcctagacCCCTTAACGATTAGGCTCAATCtattctgcctgtgctctgtaagTGAAACAACACAGCCTGATGACAGCACATctatttacagcatggtttactgaatgttttaaaagcccactgttgagaccgaCAGCTCACAAGACTGCTTTCAGTATATTACTGCTTTCCAACAGTGCATCTGGTCATCGAGGAGCTCTGATGAGGATGTACATGACTGATGTTGTTTTCATGGCTGCTAATgtaacatccattctgcagcctatAGATCAGGGAGTCATTTTGATTTTCAAGCCTTATTATTTAAGGAATACATTTCaaaaggctatagctgccatagatactgattcctctgatggatctgcaCAAAGCAAagtgaaaactttctggaaaagattcatcattctagatgccattaagactGTTTgagattcatgggaggaggtcaaaatatcaacattaacaggagtttggacaAAATTGATTCCAGccttcatggatgactttgagaggttCAAGACTTTCACAGAGGAAGTAACTACAGATGTGTTGGAAACTGCAAGAGAACTAGCATTCAAAATGGAgtctgaattgctgcaatctcatgataaaacttgaacagataagGAGTTGCTCCTTGTGGATAAGCAAAGACAGTGGTTTCTTGAGTTGGagtctactcctggtgaagatactaggaacactgttgaaatgacaataaatGATTTAGAAAACTACATAAACCttgttgataaagcagtggcagggtttgagaggatcaactccaatttaaaaaaaattttaattaaaaattttttttagctgggcgcagtggctcaccctataatcccagcactttaggaggctgaggcaggtggatggcttgagctcaagagttcaacagcagcctggcaacagggtgaaacaccatctctataaaaaatacaaaaattagctcagtgtggtgtcacatgcctgtagtcccagctactcaggaggctgaagctgaggctggaggactgcaTGAGCTTGGGaagtagaggttacagtgagccgagatcaaggcaccgtacaccagcctgggcgacagagtgagaccctgcctctaaaacaaattcagaaaagcTGGCAGAGGttggttggttcatgaggttgaaggaaagaagccatcttcatagcataaaagtgcaaggtaaagCTGCAAGTACTGATGTCAAACctgcaagttatccagaagagcTAGTTaagattataatttttgttttagaggcagggtctcactctgtcacccaggctggagtacagtggcatgatcatggctcactgtagccttgaagtccTAGGGTCAAgcatcctcctgtcttagccactcaagtatctaggactacggtgtgtatcaccatgcctggctaattaaaaaaaaaaatttttttttttttttttggtagagacaggggtatccctatgttgcccaggctggtctcgaactcccggcctcagcattccaaagtgctgagattacaggtttgaaCTACTACACCTAGCAATCAACTCTGATTTTGAAAGAAGTCGTTCTGTAAGTAatatgctatcaaacagcatcacatccTGTAGAGAAATCCTcgtgaaggccgggcgcagtggctcatgcctgtaatcccagcactttggcactttgggaggccaaggcaggtggatcccctgaggtcaggagttcgagaccaacctggacaacatggtgaaatcctgtttctaccaaaaatacaaaaaattagctgggtgtggtggcaggcacctgtaatcccagctactcgggaggctgaggcagaactgcttgaacccgggaggtggaggctgcagtgagccaagatcatgccatgcactccagcctgggtgacagagtgagactgtctacaaaaaaaaaaaaaaaaaaaaaaaagagaaatcctcACGAAAGAAAGATCCAGgttgggtgcaggggctcatgcctgtaatcccagcactttgggaggctgaggcaggaagactacttgagcccaggagctcaatgcaatggagtgagacccacctctaattaaaaaaaaaaaaaaaaaaaaaaaagcgagggGTGGAGTGGGGTAGGGGAAGAAAGCTTCATCACTGTCTTATTAAACAAACTGCCACAAGTCCAGTCTTCAGTGGCCACCATCCGGATCAGTGGCATCACCAGTATCAAGGCAAGACCTTCCACCAACAAgaagattatgacttgctgaaggctcagataattGCTACAATTTTTtagcaatgaagtatttttaaaatatttaaaaatttgccaagtatagtggcatgcagctgtaatcccagctactcaggaagttaaggtgggaagatcccttgactccaacctgggcaacacagcaagaccctgtctcaaattttattttattttattttgagacagagtctcactctgtcacccaggctggagtacagtggcataatcttggctcactgcaacctccgcctcccgggttcaagcaattctcc is a window encoding:
- the ZBTB44 gene encoding zinc finger and BTB domain-containing protein 44 isoform X7, encoding MGVKTFTHSSSSHSQEMLGKLNMLRNDGHFCDITIRVQDKIFRAHKVVLAACSDFFRTKLVGQAEDENKNVLDLHHVTVTGFIPLLEYAYTATLSINTENIIDVLAAASYMQMFSVASTCSEFMKSSILWNTPNSQPEKGLDAGPENNSNCNFTSRDGSISPVSSECSVVERTIPVCRESRRKRKSYIVMSPESPVKCGTQTSSPQVLNSSASYSENRNQPVDSSLAFPWTFPFGIDRRIQPEKVKQAENTRTLELPGPSEASRRMADYVTCESTKTTLPLGTEEDVRVKVERLSDEEVHEEVSQPVSASQSSLSDQQTVPGSEQVQEDLLISPQSSSIGSVDEGVSEGLPTLQSTSSTNAPPDDDDRTERPSPNGPDRPFQCPTCGVRFTRIQNLKQHMLIHSGIKPFQCDRCGKKFTRAYSLKMHRLKHEVPLQRQGTMIDNSQAVDEMTRNGE
- the ZBTB44 gene encoding zinc finger and BTB domain-containing protein 44 isoform X9: MGVKTFTHSSSSHSQEMLGKLNMLRNDGHFCDITIRVQDKIFRAHKVVLAACSDFFRTKLVGQAEDENKNVLDLHHVTVTGFIPLLEYAYTATLSINTENIIDVLAAASYMQMFSVASTCSEFMKSSILWNTPNSQPEKGLDAGPENNSNCNFTSRDGSISPVSSECSVVERTIPVCRESRRKRKSYIVMSPESPVKCGTQTSSPQVLNSSASYSENRNQPVDSSLAFPWTFPFGIDRRIQPEKVKQAENTRTLELPGPSEASRRMADYVTCESTKTTLPLGTEEDVRVKVERLSDEEVHEEVSQPVSASQSSLSDQQTVPGSEQVQEDLLISPQSSSIGSVDEGVSEGLPTLQSTSSTNAPPDDDDRTERPSPNGPDRPFQCPTCGVRFTRIQNLKQHMLIHSGIKPFQCDRCGKKFTRAYSLKMHRLKHEVIS
- the ZBTB44 gene encoding zinc finger and BTB domain-containing protein 44 isoform X3; the protein is MGVKTFTHSSSSHSQEMLGKLNMLRNDGHFCDITIRVQDKIFRAHKVVLAACSDFFRTKLVGQAEDENKNVLDLHHVTVTGFIPLLEYAYTATLSINTENIIDVLAAASYMQMFSVASTCSEFMKSSILWNTPNSQPEKGLDAGPENNSNCNFTSRDGSISPVSSECSVVERTIPVCRESRRKRKSYIVMSPESPVKCGTQTSSPQVLNSSASYSENRNQPVDSSLAFPWTFPFGIDRRIQPEKVKQAENTRTLELPGPSEASRRMADYVTCESTKTTLPLGTEEDVRVKVERLSDEEVHEEVSQPVSASQSSLSDQQTVPGSEQVQEDLLISPQSSSIGSVDEGVSEGLPTLQSTSSTNAPPDDDDRTERPSPNGPDRPFQCPTCGVRFTRIQNLKQHMLIHSGIKPFQCDRCGKKFTRAYSLKMHRLKHEGKRCFRCQICSATFTSFGEYKHHMRVSRHIIRKPRIYECKTCGAMFTNSGNLIVHLRSLNHEASELANYFQSSDFLVPDYLNQEQEETLVQYDLGEHGFESNSSVQMPVISQVSSTQNCESTFPLGSLGGLAEKEEEVPEQPKTSACAEATRDDPPKSELSSITIE
- the ZBTB44 gene encoding zinc finger and BTB domain-containing protein 44 isoform X6 produces the protein MGVKTFTHSSSSHSQEMLGKLNMLRNDGHFCDITIRVQDKIFRAHKVVLAACSDFFRTKLVGQAEDENKNVLDLHHVTVTGFIPLLEYAYTATLSINTENIIDVLAAASYMQMFSVASTCSEFMKSSILWNTPNSQPEKGLDAGPENNSNCNFTSRDGSISPVSSECSVVERTIPVCRESRRKRKSYIVMSPESPVKCGTQTSSPQVLNSSASYSENRNQPVDSSLAFPWTFPFGIDRRIQPEKVKQAENTRTLELPGPSEASRRMADYVTCESTKTTLPLGTEEDVRVKVERLSDEEVHEEVSQPVSASQSSLSDQQTVPGSEQVQEDLLISPQSSSIGSVDEGVSEGLPTLQSTSSTNAPPDDDDRSTERPSPNGPDRPFQCPTCGVRFTRIQNLKQHMLIHSGIKPFQCDRCGKKFTRAYSLKMHRLKHEVPLQRQGTMIDNSQAVDEMTRNGE
- the ZBTB44 gene encoding zinc finger and BTB domain-containing protein 44 isoform X2 is translated as MGVKTFTHSSSSHSQEMLGKLNMLRNDGHFCDITIRVQDKIFRAHKVVLAACSDFFRTKLVGQAEDENKNVLDLHHVTVTGFIPLLEYAYTATLSINTENIIDVLAAASYMQMFSVASTCSEFMKSSILWNTPNSQPEKGLDAGPENNSNCNFTSRDGSISPVSSECSVVERTIPVCRESRRKRKSYIVMSPESPVKCGTQTSSPQVLNSSASYSENRNQPVDSSLAFPWTFPFGIDRRIQPEKVKQAENTRTLELPGPSEASRRMADYVTCESTKTTLPLGTEEDVRVKVERLSDEEVHEEVSQPVSASQSSLSDQQTVPGSEQVQEDLLISPQSSSIGSVDEGVSEGLPTLQSTSSTNAPPDDDDRSTERPSPNGPDRPFQCPTCGVRFTRIQNLKQHMLIHSGIKPFQCDRCGKKFTRAYSLKMHRLKHEGKRCFRCQICSATFTSFGEYKHHMRVSRHIIRKPRIYECKTCGAMFTNSGNLIVHLRSLNHEASELANYFQSSDFLVPDYLNQEQEETLVQYDLGEHGFESNSSVQMPVISQVSSTQNCESTFPLGSLGGLAEKEEEVPEQPKTSACAEATRDDPPKSELSSITIE
- the ZBTB44 gene encoding zinc finger and BTB domain-containing protein 44 isoform X5 produces the protein MGVKTFTHSSSSHSQEMLGKLNMLRNDGHFCDITIRVQDKIFRAHKVVLAACSDFFRTKLVGQAEDENKNVLDLHHVTVTGFIPLLEYAYTATLSINTENIIDVLAAASYMQMFSVASTCSEFMKSSILWNTPNSQPEKGLDAGPENNSNCNFTSRDGSISPVSSECSVVERTIPVCRESRRKRKSYIVMSPESPVKCGTQTSSPQVLNSSASYSENRNQPVDSSLAFPWTFPFGIDRRIQPEKVKQAENTRTLELPGPSEASRRMADYVTCESTKTTLPLGTEEDVRVKVERLSDEEVHEEVSQPVSASQSSLSDQQTVPGSEQVQEDLLISPQSSSIGSVDEGVSEGLPTLQSTSSTNAPPDDDDRLENVQYPYQLYIAPSTSSTERPSPNGPDRPFQCPTCGVRFTRIQNLKQHMLIHSGIKPFQCDRCGKKFTRAYSLKMHRLKHEVPLQRQGTMIDNSQAVDEMTRNGE
- the ZBTB44 gene encoding zinc finger and BTB domain-containing protein 44 isoform X8; its protein translation is MGVKTFTHSSSSHSQEMLGKLNMLRNDGHFCDITIRVQDKIFRAHKVVLAACSDFFRTKLVGQAEDENKNVLDLHHVTVTGFIPLLEYAYTATLSINTENIIDVLAAASYMQMFSVASTCSEFMKSSILWNTPNSQPEKGLDAGPENNSNCNFTSRDGSISPVSSECSVVERTIPVCRESRRKRKSYIVMSPESPVKCGTQTSSPQVLNSSASYSENRNQPVDSSLAFPWTFPFGIDRRIQPEKVKQAENTRTLELPGPSEASRRMADYVTCESTKTTLPLGTEEDVRVKVERLSDEEVHEEVSQPVSASQSSLSDQQTVPGSEQVQEDLLISPQSSSIGSVDEGVSEGLPTLQSTSSTNAPPDDDDRLENVQYPYQLYIAPSTSSTERPSPNGPDRPFQCPTCGVRFTRIQNLKQHMLIHSGIKPFQCDRCGKKFTRAYSLKMHRLKHEVIS
- the ZBTB44 gene encoding zinc finger and BTB domain-containing protein 44 isoform X4: MGVKTFTHSSSSHSQEMLGKLNMLRNDGHFCDITIRVQDKIFRAHKVVLAACSDFFRTKLVGQAEDENKNVLDLHHVTVTGFIPLLEYAYTATLSINTENIIDVLAAASYMQMFSVASTCSEFMKSSILWNTPNSQPEKGLDAGPENNSNCNFTSRDGSISPVSSECSVVERTIPVCRESRRKRKSYIVMSPESPVKCGTQTSSPQVLNSSASYSENRNQPVDSSLAFPWTFPFGIDRRIQPEKVKQAENTRTLELPGPSEASRRMADYVTCESTKTTLPLGTEEDVRVKVERLSDEEVHEEVSQPVSASQSSLSDQQTVPGSEQVQEDLLISPQSSSIGSVDEGVSEGLPTLQSTSSTNAPPDDDDRLENVQYPYQLYIAPSTSSTERPSPNGPDRPFQCPTCGVRFTRIQNLKQHMLIHSGIKPFQCDRCGKKFTRAYSLKMHRLKHEGKRCFRCQICSATFTSFGEYKHHMRVSRHIIRKPRIYECKTCGAMFTNSGNLIVHLRSLNHEASELANYFQSSDFLVPDYLNQEQEETLVQYDLGEHGFESNSSVQMPVISQYHSKGKEP
- the ZBTB44 gene encoding zinc finger and BTB domain-containing protein 44 isoform X1 — translated: MGVKTFTHSSSSHSQEMLGKLNMLRNDGHFCDITIRVQDKIFRAHKVVLAACSDFFRTKLVGQAEDENKNVLDLHHVTVTGFIPLLEYAYTATLSINTENIIDVLAAASYMQMFSVASTCSEFMKSSILWNTPNSQPEKGLDAGPENNSNCNFTSRDGSISPVSSECSVVERTIPVCRESRRKRKSYIVMSPESPVKCGTQTSSPQVLNSSASYSENRNQPVDSSLAFPWTFPFGIDRRIQPEKVKQAENTRTLELPGPSEASRRMADYVTCESTKTTLPLGTEEDVRVKVERLSDEEVHEEVSQPVSASQSSLSDQQTVPGSEQVQEDLLISPQSSSIGSVDEGVSEGLPTLQSTSSTNAPPDDDDRLENVQYPYQLYIAPSTSSTERPSPNGPDRPFQCPTCGVRFTRIQNLKQHMLIHSGIKPFQCDRCGKKFTRAYSLKMHRLKHEGKRCFRCQICSATFTSFGEYKHHMRVSRHIIRKPRIYECKTCGAMFTNSGNLIVHLRSLNHEASELANYFQSSDFLVPDYLNQEQEETLVQYDLGEHGFESNSSVQMPVISQVSSTQNCESTFPLGSLGGLAEKEEEVPEQPKTSACAEATRDDPPKSELSSITIE